Proteins found in one Pseudopipra pipra isolate bDixPip1 unplaced genomic scaffold, bDixPip1.hap1 HAP1_SCAFFOLD_134, whole genome shotgun sequence genomic segment:
- the LOC135408034 gene encoding rRNA 2'-O-methyltransferase fibrillarin-like, whose translation HLGAASGTTVSHVSDIVGQEGVVYAVEFSHRSGRDLLNVVKKRTNVVPVIEDARHPHKYRMLIGQSHGPKIARNYPKNHPRIAQKSPKNHLKK comes from the exons CACCTGGGCGCCGCCTCGGGCACCACCGTCAGCCACGTCTCCGACATCGTGGGGCAG GAGGGCGTGGTCTACGCGGTGGAGTTCTCGCACCGCTCGGGGCGGGACCTGCTCAACGTGGTCAAGAAAAGGACCAACGTGGTTCCCGTCATCGAGGACGCCCGGCACCCCCACAAGTACAGGATGCTCATTGGTCAGTCCCACGGACCCAAAATCGCCCGAAattaccccaaaaatcaccccagaaTCgcccaaaaatcacccaaaaatcacctgaaaaaatga